From the genome of Azospira restricta, one region includes:
- a CDS encoding benzoate/H(+) symporter BenE family transporter yields the protein MGKHAGAGLVRHFPHLATGFIAVLVGYTSSAAIVFQAAHAAGATPAQLASWLWALGLGMGVTCIALSLRYRTPILTAWSTPGAALLATGLVGVPMAEAVGAFLFASASMVLLGVSGGFERIMRHVPPSLAAAMLAGVLLRFGLGAFAALGEAPLLVGAMAVVFFAGRRWWPRYAVPLAFLVGLAVAAGGGTIATSEIRWQLAAPEFVMPRFSLATLVGVGVPLFVVTLASQNVPGLAVLRANGYATPASPLLGWTGAAGVALAPFGGFSFNLAAITAAICMSRDADPDPAKRYLASVWAGGFYLLTGIGGATVASLLAAFPQALVVAIAGLALLATIGGSLATALADEGGRDAALVTFLVTASGLTLFGVGSAFWGLLFGYAAAHALRRPGLGA from the coding sequence ATGGGCAAGCACGCCGGCGCGGGCCTCGTCCGCCATTTCCCGCATCTCGCGACCGGCTTCATCGCCGTGCTGGTCGGCTACACCAGCTCGGCGGCGATCGTCTTCCAGGCGGCGCACGCCGCCGGCGCGACGCCGGCGCAGCTCGCCTCGTGGCTGTGGGCGCTCGGGCTGGGCATGGGCGTCACCTGCATCGCGCTGTCGCTGCGCTACCGCACGCCGATCCTCACCGCCTGGTCGACGCCGGGGGCGGCGCTGCTCGCCACCGGCCTGGTCGGCGTGCCGATGGCCGAGGCGGTCGGCGCCTTCCTGTTCGCCTCCGCATCGATGGTGCTGCTCGGCGTCAGCGGCGGCTTCGAGCGCATCATGCGCCACGTGCCGCCGTCGCTGGCCGCGGCGATGCTCGCCGGCGTGCTGCTGCGCTTCGGCCTCGGCGCCTTCGCCGCGCTCGGCGAGGCGCCGCTGCTGGTCGGCGCGATGGCCGTCGTCTTCTTCGCCGGCCGCCGCTGGTGGCCGCGCTACGCGGTGCCGCTCGCCTTCCTCGTCGGGCTCGCCGTCGCCGCCGGCGGCGGCACGATCGCCACCAGCGAGATCCGCTGGCAGCTGGCGGCGCCGGAGTTCGTGATGCCGCGCTTTTCGCTGGCGACGCTGGTCGGCGTCGGCGTACCGCTGTTCGTCGTCACGCTCGCCTCGCAGAACGTGCCCGGGCTGGCCGTGCTGCGCGCCAACGGCTACGCGACGCCGGCCTCGCCGCTGCTCGGCTGGACCGGCGCCGCCGGCGTCGCGCTGGCGCCCTTCGGCGGCTTCTCGTTCAACCTGGCGGCGATCACCGCCGCCATCTGCATGAGCCGCGACGCCGACCCCGATCCGGCGAAGCGCTACCTCGCCTCGGTGTGGGCCGGCGGCTTCTACCTGCTGACCGGCATCGGCGGCGCGACGGTGGCGAGCCTGCTGGCGGCGTTTCCGCAGGCGCTGGTGGTCGCCATCGCCGGCCTCGCGCTGCTCGCCACGATCGGCGGCAGCCTGGCGACGGCGCTCGCCGACGAGGGCGGGCGCGACGCGGCGCTGGTGACCTTCCTCGTCACCGCGTCGGGGCTGACGCTGTTCGGCGTCGGCAGCGCGTTCTGGGGGCTGCTGTTCGGCTACGCGGCGGCGCATGCGCTGCGCCGCCCCGGGCTGGGCGCCTGA
- a CDS encoding class I SAM-dependent methyltransferase → MRNAVNEAIRTHYGRPDLAAVILAALEDAGADLQQLSLEALAPIDEFHIRGRAATLELAQAAGLRSTMRVLDIGSGIGGTSRCLAKEFGCRVTGINLTDEYCQVASMLTARVGLDALVDYRQGDATNLPFADNEFDVVWSEHAAMNIPDKRRLYGEMHRVLKPGGTLAIYDVLAGPSGPVLFPVPWARTPDTSFLVSPEELRELLRDSGFTVADWKDTTAEAREWFVKLAERIRREGFPALGFHLLMGHDFRAMAQNQGRNLEEGRISLGQIVSVK, encoded by the coding sequence ATGCGGAATGCTGTTAACGAGGCGATCAGAACCCACTACGGCCGCCCGGATCTGGCGGCGGTCATTCTTGCCGCCCTCGAGGACGCGGGCGCAGACCTGCAGCAGCTCTCACTTGAGGCGCTGGCTCCGATCGACGAGTTCCATATCCGCGGCCGCGCGGCGACCCTGGAGCTCGCCCAGGCGGCCGGCTTGCGGTCGACGATGCGCGTGCTCGATATCGGCAGCGGCATCGGCGGAACCTCGCGCTGCCTGGCGAAGGAATTCGGTTGCCGCGTCACCGGCATCAATTTGACGGACGAATACTGCCAGGTCGCATCGATGCTTACCGCCAGGGTCGGCCTCGACGCACTGGTCGACTATCGCCAGGGCGACGCGACGAATCTTCCGTTCGCGGACAATGAATTCGATGTCGTCTGGAGCGAGCACGCGGCCATGAACATTCCGGACAAGCGTCGCCTATACGGCGAGATGCACCGGGTCCTGAAGCCCGGCGGGACGCTTGCCATCTACGATGTCCTCGCCGGCCCGTCCGGGCCTGTCCTGTTCCCGGTCCCGTGGGCGCGTACACCGGACACGAGTTTTCTGGTGTCGCCGGAGGAACTGCGTGAGCTGCTGCGAGATTCCGGATTTACCGTTGCCGACTGGAAGGACACGACGGCGGAAGCGCGCGAATGGTTTGTCAAGCTGGCGGAGAGGATCCGCCGGGAAGGCTTTCCCGCGCTCGGATTCCATCTGCTGATGGGGCACGACTTCCGGGCGATGGCGCAGAACCAGGGCCGCAACCTCGAGGAGGGGCGGATTTCGCTCGGGCAGATCGTGTCGGTGAAATAA
- a CDS encoding acyl-CoA thioesterase — protein sequence MEQPAHQLSMTVLMTPDMANFAGNVHGGTILKFLDQVAYACASRYAASYVVTLSVDQVMFRQPVHVGDLVTFLASVNYTGTSSMEVGIKVLAENIRTQEVRHVNSCFFTMVAVDDDRKPTAVPPFRPFGPVEKRRYAAAVLRKELRQEFEKRFSAANAATA from the coding sequence GCTGATGACCCCCGACATGGCCAACTTCGCCGGCAACGTGCACGGCGGCACCATCCTCAAGTTCCTCGACCAGGTCGCCTACGCCTGCGCCAGCCGCTACGCCGCCAGCTACGTGGTCACCCTCAGCGTCGACCAGGTGATGTTCCGCCAGCCGGTGCACGTCGGCGACCTGGTGACCTTCCTCGCCAGCGTGAACTACACCGGCACCTCGTCGATGGAGGTCGGCATCAAGGTGCTCGCCGAGAACATTCGCACCCAGGAGGTGCGGCACGTGAACAGCTGCTTCTTCACGATGGTCGCCGTCGACGACGACCGCAAGCCGACCGCGGTGCCGCCGTTCCGGCCGTTCGGTCCAGTCGAGAAACGACGGTACGCCGCCGCCGTGCTGCGCAAGGAGCTGCGCCAGGAGTTCGAGAAGCGCTTCTCGGCCGCCAACGCCGCGACGGCCTGA
- a CDS encoding flavodoxin family protein codes for MKHYLFLNASTREPGHVGNTETLARRAAQALPAEAAQTWLALVELQLPAFVDRRHTAGSYPMPEGDAKRVLDALLDATDVVLVSPVYWFSVPSPLKLCLDQWSAWLRVPGLDFKARMAQKRLWVVATSGDRAKAQPMLDSYRLCAEFMGMEWKGALWGKGGAPDAVLADAEALAAAAGFLAVA; via the coding sequence ATGAAGCACTACCTCTTCCTGAACGCCAGCACCCGCGAGCCGGGGCACGTCGGCAACACCGAGACCCTCGCCCGCCGCGCCGCGCAGGCGCTGCCGGCGGAGGCCGCGCAGACCTGGCTGGCGCTCGTCGAACTGCAGCTGCCGGCCTTCGTCGACCGCCGCCATACCGCCGGCAGCTACCCGATGCCGGAGGGCGACGCGAAGCGCGTGCTCGATGCGCTGCTCGACGCCACCGACGTCGTCCTCGTGTCGCCGGTGTACTGGTTCTCGGTGCCGTCGCCGCTGAAACTGTGCCTCGACCAGTGGAGCGCCTGGCTGCGCGTGCCCGGCCTCGATTTCAAGGCGCGCATGGCGCAGAAGCGGCTGTGGGTGGTGGCGACCAGCGGCGACCGCGCCAAGGCGCAGCCGATGCTCGACAGCTACCGGCTGTGCGCCGAGTTCATGGGCATGGAATGGAAGGGCGCGCTGTGGGGCAAGGGGGGCGCGCCGGACGCGGTGCTCGCCGACGCCGAGGCGCTGGCGGCGGCAGCGGGCTTCCTCGCCGTGGCCTGA
- a CDS encoding helix-turn-helix domain-containing protein, whose product MPKKQQTESAATPSPAAHLAATLQRLRAARGWSLDRAAAETGVSKAMLGQIERAESSPTVATLWRIASGFRTPLSAFIEPPVQDEKPVFRAADALRERPASDAMWVAPLFPYDPRFGFELLELTLAPGYERRSEPHLAGVVEHVTVIRGSMQVLVDGRWRTLKEGEALRFPADRPHGYRNRGDEPAVCHNLICYTGSAAPAAET is encoded by the coding sequence ATGCCGAAGAAACAACAGACCGAAAGCGCCGCGACGCCGTCGCCCGCCGCCCACCTCGCCGCGACGCTGCAGCGGCTGCGCGCCGCGCGCGGCTGGAGCCTCGACCGCGCCGCCGCCGAGACCGGCGTCAGCAAGGCCATGCTCGGCCAGATCGAGCGCGCCGAATCGAGCCCGACGGTGGCGACGCTGTGGCGCATCGCCTCCGGCTTCCGCACGCCGCTGTCGGCCTTCATCGAGCCGCCGGTGCAGGACGAGAAGCCGGTCTTCCGCGCCGCCGACGCGCTGCGCGAGCGGCCGGCGAGCGATGCGATGTGGGTGGCGCCGCTGTTTCCCTACGACCCGCGCTTCGGCTTCGAGCTGCTCGAACTGACGCTGGCGCCCGGCTACGAACGCCGCTCCGAGCCGCATCTCGCCGGCGTCGTCGAGCACGTGACGGTCATCCGCGGCAGCATGCAGGTGCTGGTCGACGGCCGCTGGCGCACGCTCAAGGAAGGCGAGGCGCTGCGCTTCCCGGCCGACCGGCCGCACGGTTACCGCAACCGCGGCGACGAACCGGCGGTATGCCACAACCTGATCTGCTACACCGGCAGCGCGGCGCCGGCGGCAGAAACCTGA